The Medicago truncatula cultivar Jemalong A17 chromosome 4, MtrunA17r5.0-ANR, whole genome shotgun sequence genome includes a region encoding these proteins:
- the LOC11415454 gene encoding tubulin alpha-1 chain encodes MRECISIHIGQAGIQVGNACWELYCLEHGIQADGQMPSDKTVGGGDDAFNTFFSETGAGKHVPRAVFVDLEPTVIDEVRTGTYRQLFHPEQLISGKEDAANNFARGHYTIGKEIVDVCLDRIRKLADNCTGLQGFLVFNAVGGGTGSGLGSLLLERLSVDYGKKSKLGFTVYPSPQVSTSVVEPYNSVLSTHSLLEHTDVAVLLDNEAIYDICRRSLDIERPTYTNLNRLVSQVISSLTASLRFDGALNVDVTEFQTNLVPYPRIHFMLSSYAPVISAEKAYHEQLSVAEITNSAFEPSSMMAKCDPRHGKYMACCLMYRGDVVPKDVNAAVATIKTKRTIQFVDWCPTGFKCGINYQPPTVVPGGDLAKVQRAVCMISNSTSVAEVFSRIDHKFDLMYAKRAFVHWYVGEGMEEGEFSEAREDLAALEKDYEEVGAEATEGEDGEEGEEY; translated from the exons ATGAGAGAGTGCATTTCCATCCACATTGGTCAAGCCGGTATTCAAGTCGGTAATGCTTGTTGGGAGCTTTATTGCCTTGAACATGGCATTCAG GCTGATGGACAGATGCCAAGTGATAAGACCGTTGGCGGAGGTGACGATGCTTTCAACACCTTCTTCAGTGAAACTGGAGCTGGAAAGCATGTGCCTCGTGCAGTTTTTGTAGATCTCGAGCCCACTGTGATTGATGAAGTGAGGACTGGGACATACCGCCAACTATTTCATCCTGAGCAGCTCATTAGCGGAAAGGAGGATGCTGCTAACAACTTCGCTCGTGGCCACTACACAa TTGGAAAAGAAATTGTTGATGTATGCTTGGACCGCATCAGAAAGCTTGCAGACAACTGCACTGGTCTCCAAGGCTTTCTGGTTTTCAATGCTGTAGGTGGAGGCACTGGTTCCGGTCTTGGTTCCCTTTTGTTGGAACGCCTTTCAGTGGACTATGGCAAGAAGTCCAAGCTTGGATTCACTGTCTATCCTTCCCCTCAAGTTTCAACCTCTGTTGTTGAGCCTTACAATAGTGTCCTTTCCACTCATTCCCTTCTAGAACATACTGATGTAGCTGTCTTGCTTGACAATGAAGCCATTTATGATATCTGCAGACGCTCCCTTGACATTGAGCGACCCACCTACACCAACCTCAATCGTTTAGTTTCTCAG GTGATATCGTCACTAACTGCTTCCTTGAGATTTGACGGTGCCTTGAATGTTGATGTTACTGAATTCCAGACTAACCTGGTGCCATATCCTAGGATTCACTTCATGCTTTCATCTTATGCTCCTGTGATTTCAGCTGAGAAAGCATACCATGAACAGCTATCAGTTGCTGAAATCACAAACAGCGCATTTGAGCCATCGTCTATGATGGCCAAGTGTGATCCACGCCATGGCAAGTACATGGCTTGTTGTCTTATGTACAGAGGTGATGTTGTGCCTAAAGATGTTAATGCAGCTGTTGCAACTATCAAGACCAAGCGCACTATTCAATTTGTTGATTGGTGCCCAACTGGATTCAAGTGTGGAATCAATTATCAGCCTCCAACTGTTGTTCCAGGGGGTGATCTTGCCAAGGTGCAGAGGGCCGTGTGCATGATTTCCAACTCCACTAGTGTTGCTGAGGTTTTCTCACGCATTGACCACAAATTTGACCTCATGTATGCCAAGAGGGCATTTGTACATTGGTATGTCGGTGAAGGGATGGAAGAAGGCGAGTTCTCTGAGGCTCGTGAAGATCTTGCTGCCCTTGAGAAGGATTATGAGGAAGTTGGTGCAGAGGCCACTGAAGGTGAAGATGGTGAGGAAGGAGAGGAATATTGA